In Vicugna pacos chromosome 1, VicPac4, whole genome shotgun sequence, a single window of DNA contains:
- the LXN gene encoding latexin has translation MEISPTHYSASRAASVAESCINYQQGTPHKVFLVQTVKQASLEDIPGKGHKYCLKFSVEEIIQKQVTVNCTAEVLYPPMGQDSAPEVNFTFEGEIGKNPDEEDNTFYQRLKSMKEPLVAQNIPDSFGNVPPEMKPVRYLAWVASSYIIWQNSTENTWYKMAKIQTVKQVQRNDDFIELDYTILLHDIASQEIIPWQMQVLWHPQYGTKVKHNSRLPKEARLE, from the exons ATGGAAATCTCTCCAACCCACTACTCAGCTTCCAGGGCGGCCTCGGTGGCGGAGAGCTGCATCAACTACCAGCAGGGGACCCCCCACAAGGTGTTTCTGGTGCAGACAGTCAAACAAGCCAGCCTGGAG GATATTCCAGGAAAAGGACATAAGTATTGCCTGAAATTTTCTGTGGAAGAAATTATCCAAAAA CAAGTTACAGTGAATTGCACAGCAGAAGTACTTTACCCTCCAATGGGACAAGACTCTGCACCAGAAGTCAACTTCACATTTGAAGGAGAAATTGGAAAGAACCCAGATGAAGAAGACAACACATTTTATCAAAGACTCAAATCCATGAAGGAACCACTAGTAGCACAAAATATTCCAG ACAGTTTTGGAAATGTACCTCCGGAAATGAAGCCAGTTCGATATTTAGCGTGGGTTGCCTCTAGTTATATAATATGGCAGAATTCTACTGAAAATACATggtataaaatggcaaaaattcaaACTGTCAAGCAAGTG caaAGAAATGATGACTTCATTGAGCTGGACTACACCATCCTACTTCATGACATTGCATCTCAG GAGATAATTCCTTGGCAAATGCAAGTTCTGTGGCATCCACAATATGGTACTAAAGTAAAACATAACAGCCGTCTGCCAAAAGAAGCACGGTTGGAGTAA